Sequence from the Natronomonas marina genome:
GCCTTCTTCATCCGCTTGCGCACTTCGTGCGCATCTCCCACGTCCGCGAAGAAGTCGCGACCGTCGTAGTACGCCTGATACTCCTCGACGCAGCGGGCGAGCAGGCCACGGAGTTCCTCGTCGGCGGTGATGCGATCCATCAGGACGCGCATCGGCTCTGCTTCCTTGTTGCCGTCCTCGCCGAACCGGTGGGGGAAGTTGATGTAACACCACCGCTGCCAGACCGCCATATCGTTGTCCGGGAAGTCCGGAACACCGTTGCTGGCGAAGATCAGGCTGGCACTGTTCTCGAATCGAACGGGTTGCTCGAACTTGATGTCCGCCGTCAGCGTGTCGCCGCCGGTGAGCTGCTTGAACGTGGAGAGGTCGTCCGCCTCCTGCTCGCTCATATCCCCGCTGAGGTTGGCGAGGCTGCCGTGCAGGTCGGCGGGCGCCCACTTGTCCTCGTTCAGCTCCTGTAGGCTCCGGCCGCTGATGTTGCGTTCGCCGAGGAACTCCTCCAGCAGATTGAGGAAGGACGACTTGCCGTTGTTCCCGTCACCGACGAGCATCACGGCCTTCTCGTCGATGTACTCCTTGGCGAGCGTGTGCGCGACGGCGCGGTAGAGCGTCGGAACGTCGTCCTCGTCCACGATGTCGTGGAAGAAGTCGTCGATCTCCGCACACTCCGCATCCGGGTCGTAGTCAACGTCGATGCGCGTCCGGTGGTACTCGTCCGCAGTGTAGCCGTCGAGTTCGCCCTTACGGAGGTCGAGGACGCCGTTCCCGACGACGATCCGGTGGGGTTCCGGCCGCGCATCGCGCATATCCCACGAATCGACCTTGTTCCGCCGCTTCAGCTTGCTCTCCAGCTCGTTGACGAAGTTGTTGTCGGCGTACTTGCCGAGGAGGGACTCGGCCTGCAGCCGAATCTGGTTGCTACCGCGCGGACGATAGATGCCCTTCTCGTTGTCGTAGACGTACAGCGTGTTCTGCCAGCCGCGTACGTCCGTCTCCGGGTACAGGTAGTCCCAAACCTCGTCGAAGATGTTGGCCGTCCGCTGGAGGGCCTCGCGTTTGTCGATAGGGTCGATCTCAACACCGTCGTCCTCGGGATAGATGCCGAACTCGCGAGGATGCCACTCTTTCAGCACTTCCTCCCTGATCTTCCCCTGCGGGTCGACCGAGGAGATGTCCTCTTCCTCGACGAGACTCACGGCGTCGCGGGCGGTGTCAGCGGCGTCGGAAGGCGTCTCCCACTCCCGTTCAGGAGTGATGTACTCCGCCGTCTTCTCGACGCGCTTCTGGTACTCGTAGTCGCCGCTGGCGTACCCGACCGGCAGCCGCTTCAGCGCCGTGTCGACGTTCTCCCACTCGTACTCAAGCCACGGGGTCAGCATCGCGGCGAGTACGGCGTCGTGCTTCCAGCCGTCTTCCTCGCCGTCTCGGCGAGCGTACTTGCTCACCACGTCGAACTCGCGGTCGAGTTCGCTGACCACGTTGTTGATGTCTTCCTCGGTTTCGATGCTGTAGTCCTTCTCGCGAACGTCGAACTCGTCGTCTGTCAGGATGGGGTTGTTGGCTCCCATTTTGCATCCGTATCTATACTCCCGGTGACACATAAGGATATATAACACTTCAATCGGGGGTCACTTCACCCACTTAAGATTGTATAACGGATGAAACACTTCGTACACTTCACCGGGTGGTAGGTTCCACTACTTCAATTCTTGGAACACTTCAACGGGTGGTGGGGAAGAATTGAAATAGTCAAAGAACAGATGAAACACTTCAATCGGTGGTTCCCACGCTCAGGGACAACACCATTAAGTATCAGAAAAACTTACATCCTCACGCAGGGGCTGGTTGGCTCCCACCCCACGCCTTCTGACGTGAGTTCGACCGGACAGTGACTTCTCCCCCGGCACTCGGCAGACCACTACTGTCGGGAAAGTTATATAAAATTATAGAAACTATTACCAGTTGCTAGATGGGAGACGACACCACAACCGTCTCACTCAAAGAAAACACGCGTGACCGAGTTCGCCGCTACAAGGTAGCGGTTGGAGCGGACACGTACGATGAGGCACTCAACCAACTCCTCGACAACTCTGACTGGACTGACTACTATGACGATGAGTAACTACACCTTCGAGTCCGAGACGCCCCACCAAGACGGAGAGATTCTGGAACGACTCTACCACTCCGAAGGGCTCTCCCTGAGAGAGATCGGCGACGTCCTCGGTGTCAGTGAGGCCACCATCCGACGATGGATGGATCGTCACGACATCGAACGGGGAGATCAACTGAACCACGTCGGATACGATCAACCGTGGCACGATGAAGAGAAGATGCGAGAGAAGTACGTTGAAGAGGGGCTGTCGACGAACGATCTCGCCTCACTGTGGGGTTGTTGCCGCAAGACGATCTACAAGTGGATGAGACGCCACGGCATCGAACCGAGGGGATTCGCGCCGTGGGAAGAGGTCAGTGACGAGAACCACCCTGCACGGAAAGAAGATATTGGTGACTACAGATACTACGGCCCCAACTGGAACGAACAGAGGAGGAAAGCACTCCAGAGAGACACGCCGAACAACGGTTCTGAACCGGTCTGTCAACGGTGCGGGATGTGTATGAGTGAACACGAGGAACAGCACGGTGTTGGTCTTCACGTCCACCACATCGTCCCCCTACGAGAGTTCGAGGATGGCGACGGTGACGTTGACTACGAGAAGGCCAACCGACTGGAGAATCTCATCACCGTCTGCATGGACTGTCATGTGACGTGGGAGAACTGCCAACCACTACGGATTCAGATCGCGTAGCCACGCCCTTCTCTTCTCGGCGAGCATCAGTTCCAACTCGCCGTTTGTCGCCAACCTTGAGACAGAACCACCCGACGGCAACCCAAGCAAACGTATTATTAGGGGAGAAACACCCCTTGCCTGCGACACCCCGTCTGAGCCGCGTCAAAACCACGGGAGGGCGAGGTGTCGCAAGCGTCGCAGGGGGACTCTGGGATCGCAAGATCAGGTACCGGGGAGGTCACCCGGTTTGGTTTCCTTCGATTCTGGGATCTCCCTGCGACGCCTGCTACGGCCGTGCCATCTGGCGATTTTTCACCGCCGATTTTGGGGGGTGTCGCAGGCAAGGGGTGTTTCTCCCCACGTCATACCTTCGGTTTCCCGTTCAACCACCCTCGACACCCTCTCGCCGACCGACCCCGACCAGCCTCACACGCGACACGTTCGCGTCAGTAGGACGGCCTCGACTCGCGGCGCGGGTGGATCCCGCCGCGCAAGAGCAACTCCCGCATCTCCCCATCGTCATCCAGCCGCGAACCCCACCGACGCTCACGCGGCAGTCCGAGGCGGTGGCCGGGCGTGGGCAGCCCCGGCTCACGCTCGAGATCCACGGGCCTGACGACCGCGACCTCCCAGCGACGCGCGATCTGGCGGGCGCGTCGGGTCAGTTCCGACGTGGTGACGAGGACTGGCCGCGCTTCAACGGTGTACGCGACGGCGACGAGTCGCCAGACTGCGGCGGGTGTGATGGGATGTTCCGGACGCCAGTCCTTGCACTGGCACAGCACGCGGTAGCCGTCGCGGACGCCGAACACGTCAACCTCGAAACCCCCATACCACGCCGCCACGCGCGGCGTCCCAGCCCCAGTCTTGGAGTGCCTCTACCGTCTGTTCCTCAAGCCACGACCCCGCGCCTTCGCCTCTGCCGGGCGTCGAATCGCGGGGCGGCAAGTCAGCGTCTCGCTGCATCCGATAGGGGCGTGGGGCGCTCACCCCAAGAAGCCGAGCCAAGTGTAGTGAAAGTGAAAAGAAAAAGTATCAAGTGGGTAGTTGGGGTCAGTCGTCGAGGAAGCGGCGGATGTCGCGCACGTCCTCGGCGAGATCGTCGAGATCCTCGTCGTGCTCCTCGACTTCATCTTCCAGTTCCTTGACGCGCTTCTTAATTTCCCCGTATGTTTCTCGCATCGGGCTCAGATGCCTCTCCAGCCGTTCGAGACGCTCTTCCACCGTGTCGGGGATGGTGTCCTCTTCGTTGAGGAGTTCGAGGAACTCCTCGCCTTCGTCGGTCGTCGTCGCGCGTCGGGGCGAGAGTGCCCCGCGTCCGCCGGCGTCCTCGTCCTTCCACGTCTCGACCAACCCCTTCGACGCGAGCTGGTCAAGTCGGTAGTGGATGTGCTGGTTCTTGTCGGCCCAGTAGATGGCCTCTCGGAGCGTGGTGGCCGTGGGACGGCCGTACTCGTCGATGAGCTCCAGCACTTCGATGGTTCGGTCGGGCAGTTCGATGTCGTCGTGCATCGTCATTCAGGGGTAGGCCAGCAACCCGTAAAACACCTGACAAAAAATTAACTCCATTCGTTTCTTTCAAGGTTTTCGTCAGATCTGAGGGCGATTCTTAGACGACAGGGGGCGTCGTCAGGAAATAGGTCGAGTCGAGCGCAGTAACGCTCCCGGGCCGCGTGGCCCACCGCGAGTAGGGGAGAGAAGGTGTCCTCTCCCGCGGGGGTTCCCTCTCCTCGCAGAGGTGGGGTTCTGGTTCTCCACGCGAAGAGGTGGGGTTCCGCGATTACGCGGACAGGGTGGGGTTCCGTTCCTCGGTGAACACCGAGATCCTCGGTGTAGGGCGAGAGTGAACATGAACACCGCCAGTGAACAGTCCGGGTTGCGGCCCTGTCCGGAGGCGGGTGGGGTTTCCACCCTGTTCCTCGGAACACGGGTGGCCCGGTGTGGCTCGGCCTACTCCTCGCCCGGCAGGTCATCGATCAGCGCGTCGATGTCCTCGACAGCGAGATCCTCGGCGACCTCGCGCGTTGAGTACCGGCGGCTCTCGTCCTCGAGTTCCTTGATGCGGGAGTCGATGACCTCGCGCTCGCGCTCCGTCATCTCGTCGTCGTCGGTGGCGTCAGTCATCGTCCCATCGCGTGTCGGAGTAGTCCTCGGCCAGCTCGGCGAGTACGTCCCGCGCCGTGTCGACGTCGACGCCAGCCTCGTCAGCGACGACCTCGGCGTCCATCGTGCGCCGGTCGAGTGCGACGGTCTCGACGCGCTCCCGCGCCGTCCAGCCCGCCGGCCAGTTCGTGTTCGTGGTCATACACGCGTGTTGGTTCTCCCACCGTGTATGTGTTTTCCTGTATGGCTTGTTTAGGGCGTTTTCGCGGCCTCTACGGTGGTTTTACGGTTCTGGGGGACAGAGGTTCAGACGGGCTAGGTGGAGTCATCCACCCTTCTTCGACGACTATGACCGACGAACTCACGTGCTCCCGATGCGGCCAGCCAGCGTATCAGCATCTCGAGCCGGGCGAGTGCGAAGAACTCGACACTATCGGCACACATCGTATCTGTGCGACTGACGAGGGGACGTACCTGCATTCGTATCAACAGTGGTCAGAATGACTGACGACACGAACAAGCGACGCGAGGCCGCAGAGGCCGCCGCCGAGCTACGCGACGCGATGGAGGAGATCCTCTCCACACCGGGAGAGAGCGATGACGAGATCGAGGCGAAGCGACACGCTGCCGCCGCGCTCGCCGGGGTAGAGGACGCTGAAGAGGCGCTCCGTCTGTGGCGCGACCACGAAGAGGAAGCGGTCGAACTGCTCGGTGAGGAGCCGCGCGACGACGCCGGCGGAGAGTAGGGGTCAGTCGAGGCCGGCGCGGGCCATCTCCTCGTTGACGTTCTCCGGCGTCGGCTCGTTGAGGTAGGGTTCGATCGCGGAGTAGGTCTCCCAGCCGCCGTTCTTCATCACGACTCTCGGGTTGACCCGCTGGCGCACGAGGAGGTTGTGCGCGTAGTAGCGCCGCAAGTCGTGGCTGCTGACCTTCTCCCAGTCCTCTCGACGACCGACACCCATCCGCGCGGCCTCACGGGCGGCCTCGTGAACCATCTGGCGGATCCGTGTCTTGGTGACGGGGAAGTACGGCCCGTCGTCGGCGATGTCCTCGTCGTACTGGAGTTCAAGCAGCTCGCGTTCGACGCGCTCGGGGAGGTAGGCGTCGCGTCGCTTGCCTTCGTCGCCGAGTTCGCCGCTGGTGTCCTTCCCACGGACGGTGATGCGATACTTCCCCGCCTCGCGGAACACGTCATTCGGACGGATGCGCGTGTACTCCTTGGCACGGAGACCGACCTTCGTGCCGAGGAGAACGACGACCTTGTGTCGATGCGACAGCTGTTCAGCGGCTTCGATGAGAGCGTCGACCTCGTCGGGAGTGAGCCAGCACTTGTACTGGTTTTCGCCTTTGGTGGATTCGACTCGCACGTTTGCGCTCGATTATTGTCGTTCCGTAAACTTGAGTGCCGGCCCAGCAGGGGTGGGTTGTTCTGAACCACCGATTTTCGCGGGGTCTGGCGTGATGGGTGGGGGTGTGCTTACACTAAGGTAGTTTTCCGTAAACACTTATCTGTCAGACAAAGTATAGGTTAGAGTGCAATGGCATACACGGTCATCAGGACGGACAGCAAGACAGGAAACACGACCCGGCTCGTGTCCTACGAGACGAAGGCAGCGGCGAAGGCGCACGTGAACGGGATGCTGCAGGCCAAGCAGGAGACGCGAGGCCCGCACTACGTCGAGGGCGGGACGACGTACAAGCTGACCGTCACGGAGAACTGACGAACTTTTTCGCGGACTCTGCCCACCAAAGCCCAAGTACCAAGTACGGCCCGTAGACCCCCGAGACAGTGCCCTTTTCTGAGTCTCGGCCCTACGGATACACGTGGGATACGACACCCACGACAGCGACAGCCGAGAACTGGCTGACAAGAAGTTGATGCGCGCCCACCAGCGCGTCCTCGCGCACTGGCCCGAGGAAGCGGTCAAGGAACTCGACCCGCTCGTCATCCACGACCCGATGAACAAGCCGGACGTCGTCGGCGACCTCGAACGCGAGTTCTACGAGGCTCGCCACGAGGCGCTCGGCAGCATCGAACTCGAACCGGTCTCGTGGGCCAAGCCGCCGGTTCCCCACGAGGCCTCGCAGTTCGTCGACCCGCGTCCGGTCGAGTGGACGACGGTCGTCCGCAAGGCCGACTAACCCCGCGCTTTCTCCCCGTTTTTCACCCAGCCTCGACGTGAAGAACCTCGTCAGCATCGGGATCCACCGCGACGCGTCCGCCGCAGTCCGGGCAGTCGCGCAACTCCCCGTCCTCGGCGACACCGGTGAACGTCACCTTGCCGCCGCGCTCCCGTCGCGGACAGGTGGCCGAGACGACCGCCATCACCCCAACACCTCCTCGTCCCACTCCCGGAGGTCGGCGAACCGCTCCTGCTTCTCGTCGGGAATCTGCCCGGTCGGCGACGCGCCGTGAGGCGTCACGCAGTGTTCCCGACCGCACTCCGGGCAGGAGAGGAAGTCGGCGTCCTCGTCGGTCACGAACGACACGCGTTCGCCGCACGACTCGCACGTGGTCTTGGCCACCGTCATTGCACGACGTTTGAGTCGAGGGTAGTGTAAAAGAGCCGGCGTGGGCGGGCTGCTCACGTGGATAGCAGCGTGATCTCCCACGTCTCGTCATCGACGACGACCCACACGCGTCCCTCAACCCACTCCGACTTCACGGGTGGGTTCCGCCCGCTCGCCTGATCGTACTCGGGGTTGGCGTCCCCGCGTGTGATCCACCCCGGATGCGGGGCGGGGCAGTTCCTCAGCTCTTCGCACGAGTCGGCGTCGCCGAGGAAGCGTGGATCCGCGCGGTCGTACCAGTTCTCACCCGCGTCGACGTGGAACATCGCGCGGTGGGCCGTCGTCGGGCTGCCCGGGGCGTCGTACTGGATGACGTCCCCGCGCTCGGTGTCGCCGATCCCGGCGTCCGTGACGAGGCGGTCGCCACCATCCACCACTGGATGCATCGAGCCCGTGCCGGCGGCCACGCCAACGGGCATCAGTCCCGCGAGGAGCTGCATCCCGATCATCGCGTAGGGCGCGCTCCAGAGTACGAAGTCCCACAGGCTGGCGAAGCCGACGCCGGCGGCGATGGATAGAAGGGCGCGGTCACTCGTCATCGTTCGTGAGTTCGTGGTCGTGTTCTCCCCAACCGCGTGACTGTACCCAGTACTCGCGGTCATCCGAGCGGTACACGTACTGACACTCGTCATCGTCAACGTCGTACACGCGCCCGATGATGACCTTCTCGTTGCCAGTGATCGGGTCTTGGATGTGGTCGCCAACGTCGAACTCCCACTCGCCTTCGACCGCGTGGGTCGTCACAGTGCCCTCGGTGGGGTCGGGTTCGTGGAAAACGGTGGCGTCGTCGGGCGCACGCCACTCGAAGTAAGCCGCTGCGATCCCGTAGACTAGTAGCGGAACTCCGTACCACACGACGACTAGCCCGATGATCGTCGTGACTAGGATGGCGGACAGTTTGACGACGAGTACGACTTCTGGCGGAATCATCGCTCCATCACCCGCGTGTCGCGGTCGCGTTCGTCCTCGTCGAGGCGGTCGTAGAACTCGTCGGTGGCATCGTTCAACCGGCTGAAGTCGTCAAGTGCGTCACCGACGCGCTCCTCTAGCTCCTCTTCATCGATCTCGCCGTCAAGGTAGGCCTCGCGGGCGTCCTCAACGTCGGACTGGGCGTCGTTGGCGATCATCTGCTTCATCAGCGTGCGCTCCAGTTCTCGTTGCTGGGTGTCGTCGGCCTCAAGCGTCTGTGCCAGCCACTCGGCCACGTCATCCGCGCGGTCTTCGAGGAGCGCGAGGGCGACGACGCCGGTTCCGAAAACGACGACGCCGGCTGCATCGCCGACGTGGGTCGAGGCGGCGAGTGTCGCGACGATCAGTGTGGATACAGACCAGACACCCAGTCCCCATCCGTACTTCGCAGCCGCACGATCGTCGCCCGTCATCGCTCCATCACCCGCGTGTCGCGGTCTTCGTCGATGAAGTAGGTCTGGGCGTGGCCATCAACCGGATCTATCTCGTGTACGGTGGTCACGTCGTCTGGTTCTCGCCACTCGCAGACGGCCACGATTGCCGCCGGGACGGCGACTGCGAGGACGATGAGGGCGAACACGGCGACGATGATACCGAGGGCGACGCCGGCGGCGATGGTCAGCACGTCAGTCACACCCATCACCCGCGCGGTCTCGCGCGATCTCGAGTTGCCGCAGATACGCGTACTCGACGCGCTCGCGACCCGCGTCGTCGAGACTGACGCCGGCGTGCGCGACCAGCGCCGAGGAGAACTCGACGGGCGAGAGCGGCTCGCGTCCGTGGTGATCCGTGGCGACGAGCTGGCCCGCGTAGCACTTCCGCAGGAACGTCTCGTCTTCGACGGAGTCGGCGTAGTCGCGGACTGCGGTGGCGAACTCGCTGGGAGCGAGCGGGGTCTCGTCAGTCATTGGAATCACCCGCCTCGTCGGCGGAGGGATCTAGCTCGTACAGCCCGCGCGTCACCTTGCGCACGCGGCGCTCGGCGCGGAGCTGTCGGAGGTGGTACTGGGCGGCTTGCTTGGTGTCGATGCTCGTCTCCTCGCGGATGAGGCGCGGGGTCGCGCGACCCTCGCGCAGAACGTCGATCACTTCGTCTCGGGTAGTGGTGTTTTCGCTCACCTCTACGTTATCTGGTACGTTGTTCCGGTACTTAGTCCACTCGCCCGAACGGGTGTGTACGCGCGTGTTGGGGTGGTATATTGGTACTTTGGGTTTAGTGGGAGTGTCCTTGATTTGTCGAAGTACCGTTTCTCCGACAAGTCTTATTAACCCCCATCTCTTACGGACTGGTGATGACAGCAGACCGTCATCACGACTCCGCGTCCACCGTGGACGTGGACAGTATCGTTCCCGCGCGAGCTATCCAGCAGGCCGCCGACGACCACGACGTCACCCCCGACGCCCTCCGCGTCGCCCTCCGCCGCGACCTCGAGCGCAACCTCGAGATGTCCGACGAGATCACCGGCCAGCGCCCCATCGTCCACGAGACCGACGACTACCTCGTCGCGCACGTCAGCGACGCCGTGACGACCGAGACACCGCTCCCCGTCCTCGACGTCTACGAGCAGATGGACGACAGCGACACTGACTACCTCGCTGGCTACCCGCTCGTCGTCCCCACTCCCGACGAGCACACCGACGACTACGAAGGATTCACGAACGCCGCCGAGCAGGGCGACAACGACGAACACCCGCTGATGGAGGACGGCCGCGACCTCTCCGGTAGTAGCAGCCGCGACCCACCGCGCTACCGGACAACGATTTCGTGCGACGGATGTGGACGCCATATCGGTACTGACG
This genomic interval carries:
- a CDS encoding DNA primase family protein; this encodes MGANNPILTDDEFDVREKDYSIETEEDINNVVSELDREFDVVSKYARRDGEEDGWKHDAVLAAMLTPWLEYEWENVDTALKRLPVGYASGDYEYQKRVEKTAEYITPEREWETPSDAADTARDAVSLVEEEDISSVDPQGKIREEVLKEWHPREFGIYPEDDGVEIDPIDKREALQRTANIFDEVWDYLYPETDVRGWQNTLYVYDNEKGIYRPRGSNQIRLQAESLLGKYADNNFVNELESKLKRRNKVDSWDMRDARPEPHRIVVGNGVLDLRKGELDGYTADEYHRTRIDVDYDPDAECAEIDDFFHDIVDEDDVPTLYRAVAHTLAKEYIDEKAVMLVGDGNNGKSSFLNLLEEFLGERNISGRSLQELNEDKWAPADLHGSLANLSGDMSEQEADDLSTFKQLTGGDTLTADIKFEQPVRFENSASLIFASNGVPDFPDNDMAVWQRWCYINFPHRFGEDGNKEAEPMRVLMDRITADEELRGLLARCVEEYQAYYDGRDFFADVGDAHEVRKRMKKAAEPVFRFAEEMLENVDVEEVEDIEDYAVLTDRVREAYKEYAREEGLPIIDDAQFGSKLTNLRDYDIEHVEQRPIGPDKRNYVYKGIQLTDEAEELLDEDGDGDGDDDDGGNAELGDDFNDDDDDEDGTSHTLTENKRRSVRAMATETDESPEEIRETLQLPDEASDRVAELVTEVRSEGLGETLSQTGGDDQ
- a CDS encoding helix-turn-helix domain-containing protein, which translates into the protein MSNYTFESETPHQDGEILERLYHSEGLSLREIGDVLGVSEATIRRWMDRHDIERGDQLNHVGYDQPWHDEEKMREKYVEEGLSTNDLASLWGCCRKTIYKWMRRHGIEPRGFAPWEEVSDENHPARKEDIGDYRYYGPNWNEQRRKALQRDTPNNGSEPVCQRCGMCMSEHEEQHGVGLHVHHIVPLREFEDGDGDVDYEKANRLENLITVCMDCHVTWENCQPLRIQIA
- a CDS encoding restriction endonuclease; the encoded protein is MAAWYGGFEVDVFGVRDGYRVLCQCKDWRPEHPITPAAVWRLVAVAYTVEARPVLVTTSELTRRARQIARRWEVAVVRPVDLEREPGLPTPGHRLGLPRERRWGSRLDDDGEMRELLLRGGIHPRRESRPSY
- a CDS encoding tyrosine-type recombinase/integrase, whose amino-acid sequence is MRVESTKGENQYKCWLTPDEVDALIEAAEQLSHRHKVVVLLGTKVGLRAKEYTRIRPNDVFREAGKYRITVRGKDTSGELGDEGKRRDAYLPERVERELLELQYDEDIADDGPYFPVTKTRIRQMVHEAAREAARMGVGRREDWEKVSSHDLRRYYAHNLLVRQRVNPRVVMKNGGWETYSAIEPYLNEPTPENVNEEMARAGLD
- a CDS encoding S26 family signal peptidase, whose protein sequence is MTSDRALLSIAAGVGFASLWDFVLWSAPYAMIGMQLLAGLMPVGVAAGTGSMHPVVDGGDRLVTDAGIGDTERGDVIQYDAPGSPTTAHRAMFHVDAGENWYDRADPRFLGDADSCEELRNCPAPHPGWITRGDANPEYDQASGRNPPVKSEWVEGRVWVVVDDETWEITLLST